Genomic segment of Streptomyces sp. NA02950:
ACGCCTTCCTGTGGGTGAAGCATCCGGGGCAGGCGGACGGCTGTGTCGCCGGTGCGGGCATCTTCGTCCCCGGCTATGCGTACCGCCTGACCGGTTGACGCGCCCTGCGTGACCGGTTGACCCGTCGCTGACCTGCGGCAACAAGCCCGGCCGGAGTCCCGGCCGGGCTTTTTTGTGCCCTCCTCCCGGGGCTCTCCCGGACCTCTCCCGGGCACCTCCGCACCGCCCCTCGGGCCCCTCCCCGGCCCTCGTGCGCCCCGAACCAGCCCCGCAAATCGGACATAACCCATACGAAACGGCCGAATTCCTCTACCTCAACTGAGGTAGGCGGAATTCGGCCGTTTGGCGTGCCCTGAATTCCTGCAATTGAAGTAGCCAAATTTCAATCGTGCGTACGGTGCTTCGGGCCTTGTTCATTCCCTAATGTCGTTGAGCGAAAGGACAAAACCGAAGGAGCTCCATCGATGCAAAGAGTTCTCGTCGTGGAGCACCACGCTCAAATGCTGAGTGCTCTCGCAGACCTCGTAGTCGAGGAGCCCGGACTGGAGCTATCCGGAATAGCTGGGTCGGCCCGTGAAGCAATTTCTCTGGCCCGATACATGCAACCGGATGTGGTGCTGATCGACGTGGACGAGCCGAGTTGGCAAGCGCAACGGCTGGACCGCCAGATCGGCGCACTCCTTCCGAGCGCTCGGATTGTCCGGCTGACCGCCGTCTCCGACCCGCAAATGGAATGTCTGGAATCTCCGACAAGAACAACCAGCGTCCTCAAGACCGCAGTACCCGAATTCCTCAGGAGCATCAGCGAATGAATTCCCCCATGGATCAGAACAACGCCCCGACCAACGGCGAGACCACCAAGACGTCGCGCATTCCGCGCCCCAACCGTCTGCGTGTGGGTATCGCGACGGCCGTCGTCGCTGTCGCTGCCGTGGGTGGCACTGTCACCGCCTTTGCCATGAACTCCGACGACTCGACCGGCACCAGCGCCGCGTCGAAGAAGGTCGCCGGTGCCGGTTCCGAGGGTCCGCTGTCCACCCACAAGGGTGACATCGTGGACTCCGAGGGCAAGAAGGTCGTCCTGACCGGTGTGAACTGGTTCGGCTTCGAGACCGGCAGCTACGCGCCGCACGGTCTGTGGGCCCGTAACTACGAGTCCATGCTGGACCAGATGGCCGACAAGGGCTTCAACACCCTGCGTCTGCCGTACGCGAACGACATGTTCGACGCCAAGGCCAAGCCGACCGGTGTGAACTACAAGCTGAACCCGGAGCTGAAGGGCCTCAAGCCGCAGCAGATCATGGACAAGATCGTCAAGGGTGCCACCGACCGTGGTATCCGGGTGATCCTGGACCAGCACCGTCCGGACCAGCAGGGTCAGAGTGAGCTGTGGTACTCGCAGAGCCTGACCGAGAAGAAGTGGCTCTCCGACTGGGTCAAGCTGGCCAAGCGGTACAAGGACAACGACCGGGTGATCGGCGCCGACCTCCACAATGAGCCGCGTGGCCAGGCCACGTGGGGCGACGGCAACCCGAAGACCGACTGGCGCCTGGCGGCCCAGAAGGCCGGTGACGCGATCCACAAGGTCAACAAGGACTGGCTGATCTTCGTCGAGGGCACCGACCGCCACAAGAACGAGCAGTTCTGGTGGGGTGGCGACCTCCAGGGTGTGAAGAAGCACCCGGTGAAGCTCAAGGAGAGCAACAAGGTCGTCTACTCGGCGCACGACTACGGTCCGGGCGTCTACATGCAGGGCTGGTTCATGGCGAAGAACTTCCCCAAGAACATGCCTGGCATCTGGGAGAAGCACTGGTCCTACATCAAGAAGCAGAACATCGGTCCGGTGCTTCTGGGTGAGTTCGGTGGTAAGAAGACCGCCGGTAAGAGCAAGGAAGCCATCTGGCAGAACGCTCTGATGGACTACCTGAAGAAGCACGAGATCAGCTACACGTACTGGTCGTGGAACCCGAACTCGGGTGACACCGGTGGTGTTCTGAACAACGACTGGAAGACCGTCGACAAGAACAAGATGAAGATGCTGTCCAAGTACCAGACGCCTCTGCTGGAGGCGAAGAAGGGGAACAAGTCGGAGTGACCCCGGCTGGTACCACGCCATCACGGCGATAGGACAGCGAGGGCCCGCAGGCACCGCCTGCGGGCCCTCCATCGTGTCCGGGGCCGTCGCGCCGTGTGCCCTCGCGGTCACCTGTCGTCGCAGGGGAAAGCAGGAGAAGCAGGAGAAGCAGGGGAAAGCAGGGGAAGACAGGAGGAAGGCGCGAAAAGGGAAGCGAGGCGTCCGCCGACCGGGTTTCCTTCCCATGACACTGCCCCGTCCGTCCACCGGTCGGATCCTCTTCCCGGTCACCGTGCTCACGGTGATCGTGGCCGACCAGGTGACCAAGGCGCTGGCGCTGGCCGCCTGGGGCGGTATGCCGGGACCGCGGACCGCCCTGGGGCCGTTCCGCGCACTCCTGGTCCACAACACGGGGGTGGCCTTCGGGCTGGGGCACGGGCGGCCGGTCCTGATCACCCTGATCACCCTCGCGGGCGCCGCGGCCACCCTGGCCGCCGCCGGGGCGGGGCTGCGGGCCCGCAGCCGCGGGGCCGCGCTGGGGCTGGGGCTGATCGCCGGTGGCGCCATCGGGAACGGCGCGGACCGGGCCCTGCGACCGCCGGGCCCGCTGCGCGGGGCCGTCATCGACTGGATCACGGTGGCCGGCCGCGGCCCGGTGTTCAACCTCGCCGATGTCGCGCTGGTCGCCGGAACCCTGCTGACCGCGGTGGCGCTGCTGCGCGGCACCGTGCGGGAACGGACCGCCGTCCGCTCCGCCGCCGGACCGGACCCGGACCGGATCCCGGGCCCGGCCGCGGATCAGGGCCGCGGGCCGGGTCTCGGGCCCGGGCCACCGCCGGACCCCGGCGCCGGGGTCGTCAGCCTCCGGCCTTGTGCACTGCGCTCTGCCCCGCGTCGGCCTCCGCGCCCGGCGCCGTCCCCGGCTCCTGGCGCTCCCGCTCCGCGACGGAGTCCGCGTACTCCCGGAGCCGCCCGAGCGTCGCTGCGTCCGTGCCCGCCTCCACCCGGGCGGCCAGCGCGCGGCTGATCCGCTGGTACACGGAGAGCTCACGGGCGCAGCGATGACACTCCGCCACATGCGAGCGCACCCGGCCCGCGTCCTCCGCGTCGAGTTCGCCGTCCAGATACGACTGGAGCATCGACGCGTCCACCGGGCACTGTCTGGTCCGGCGCCGCTCGGTATCCCGCCACCACGTCCATCTGCTCATGCCCCACCTCGCTGTGATTCCAGTCCCGTGGCCAACAGCCGGTTGCGGATCCGCTTGCGCGCCCGGTGCAGCCTGCTCATCACCGTGCCCTTCGGCACGTCCAGCACCTGTGCGGCCTCCGCGTAGGACAGCCCGTCCACATGCACCAGCCGCACCACCTGCTGGTCACGGAGCGGCAGCGCCGTGAACGCGGCGTCCACGGCCTCGTCGAACGCCGTGTCGACCACCAGCTCCTCGGGTGTCGCGTCGAGGGCCGGGGTCAGCCGTTCCAGCTCGGTGTCGGGGTCGTCGAGCAGTCGGGGCCGGCGCTGGCGGCGCCGGCTCACCTCCGCATGTCGCATGATCGTCAGCAGCCAGGCCCGTGGATGTCTCCCGTCAAAACGCCCGACTGCTCGGTACGCCCGTAGTAACGTGTCCTGCACGAGATCCTCGGCGTCCGCACGCTGGGCGGTCAGAGACATCGCCACGCGCAGCAGCACCTCGATCTCGGGCAGGACGTACTGGGCGAACATGCGTTGCTGATGGGTGTCCGGGTCAGCCACAGGTGCCTCCTCGGATCCGGACCCCCCGGGGACGCGAAAGACGACATATCACACTCTGTGTAACATCCCGCTCACAGCGCCGCACGGCACGTTCGGCAATCCGAGTGGTCTGACGCGTCGATCTCCTACGGGTTCACGATGCGCTACGCGTTCACGGAGACCAGGCGCTTTCCGCCGGTGGTGCGGACCTCGAAGTGGTCGATGTCGGCGAGCTTCATGCCCGCGCCGCCGTGGGCCCAGAGCGGATCTCTGGCCTCCTTGTGGGGGCTGTTCTTCATCCCGTAGCCCCACTCCGACACCGACCAGGTCGTCATGACCTGCTCATCGCCGTCCTTGGAGACCGCGATCAGGCTGCAGTCCAAGGGGCCCTTGACGTTCTTCAGCTGGAGAACGGCGTCGGTACCCCACATCTTGTCCTCCAGGGCGACCGACGCGTTCACCTTGGTGACCGGGTCGGTGCCGTGCACCTTGACCGGCATCTTGACGAACGCGGCCTTCGGGCTCGGGCTGGCCGTGACCGTGGTGTCCTTACCGGAGTCCGAGGTGACGGCGATGGTGCCGAGCGGTCCCCCGACGATCATCGCGACCGCCGCCGCGACCAGGTAGAGGCCGCGCCGCCGCCGCTTGCTGCGGGCCGCGGCGACCCGCGCGACCATACGGTTCAGCAGGGCCGGGCCGGGGCGTGCGGTGAGGGTGTCGATGGCGGTGGGAGTGGCGGTGAACACATGCGGGGTGTGGCCCGTCAGCGCGGTGCGGCCGGGGGAGCTGTGGATCCCCGGGATGTCCGCGGCCAGGTCTGCCAGCAGGGGTTCCAGTCCGGTCAGCTCGTCGAGCTGCTGTCCGCACTGACCGCAGCCGGCCAGATGGGCTTCGAAGGCGGTGGCCTCTACCTCGTCGAGCACGCCGAGCACATACGCCCCAACGGCGTCATGTCCCGCGTGGTGCGCCTGCGCTGTCATGCCGTCACTCCTCTCTCCTCAAGCGCGAGCTTCATGGAGCGCAGCGCGTAGAAGACCCGGGATCGAACCGTCCCGCTGGGTATGCCTAGCGTCTCCGCCGCCTCGTTGACCGTCCGGCCCTTGAAATACGTCTCGACCAGCACCTCGCGATGGGCATCGCTGAGGTCGTGCATCGCGTCGGACAGTGTCATCAGCCGCAGCGCCCTGTCGATCTCGTCCTCCGCCGGCATGAGTTCCAACGGGGAGGGGTCGACCTCCTGGGGCCGGGCCTGCCGGCTGCGGTGGCCGTCGATGACGATCCGCCGCGCGACCGTGACCAGCCAGGGCCGGATCGAACCGGTGGCCCGGGACAGCTGGTCCGCGTTCCGCCAGGCGCGTACCAGGGTCTCCTGGACGACATCCTCCGCACGGTGCCGATCGCCCGCCACCAGGCGCAGTACGAACGCGAGCAACGGCCCGGCGTGCTCCTGGTAGAGCGCGCGCATGAGCTGCTCGTCCGGTGTCCCGCGATGGGATCTCGACGGACGCTCATCGGCCACGGCGGCATCGTCCTGCACACGAACCTCCAGGACCTGACCTGAGTTGGACAACATCTGGCGACTCCCGGTCTGAGCCCCGGGGGGGTTGGGCGGCCGTTCGGCCTCTTCCCCCATCACTACGCACGGGAGGGGGCGGCCGCTCAACGCGTCGCGAAGAAAATCCGATCAGGTTCGGAGGGCAGGGCGCGGAAGGACGCGGGAGGATGCGAGGTGAGGTGTGCGGGGAGGCCCCCGGGACGGCTCAGGAGACCATGGCCTCGAGCACCAGGGGCTGCACCTTGCCGTCCAGCATCGCGCCCAGCCCCTCCACCGCGCAGATATCGGGGCGGTCGGCGATGTTCAGCGGCATCCCGGTGGCCTCGCGCAGCATCGAGTCCAGCCCGGGGAGCAGCGCGCTGCCGCCCGCCAGCATGATCCCGCGGTCGGCGAGGTCGGCCACCAGGTCGGGCGGGCAGCGGCGGAGCACCGTGCCGATCGAGTCCAGCAGCCCGGTGAGCGGGGTGCGCATGGCGGTGCGTACGCCGTCGACGTCCACCCGCACCGAACGGGCCAGCCCGGTGGCCACGTCCCGGCCGTGCACCTCGGTGACGCGCTCGGCGCCCTTCGTGAGCGGGCCTTCGTCGTTGAGCACCATATGCAGCGGGCGGACCGCCTGGCTGGGCAGCATCAGCGCGTGTTCGTTGCGCAGATGCTGGATGAGGGCGTGGTCGACGGTGTCGCCGCCGACCGGCACCCGCTCGGCGGCCACGATCGAGCCCAGCGACAACACCGCGACCTGGGTGGTGGCCGCGCCGCACACCACGATCATCGTCGCCTCGGGCCGTTCCACCGGGAGCCCGCAGCCGACCGCGGCGGCGATCAGGGTGTCGACCAGCTCGACCCGGCGGGCGCCGACGCCGGTGAGGGTCTCCACGGCGGCGCGCTGGGCCAGCGGATCGGCGTCGTGCGGGACGCAGACGGCGGCGCTCATCAGCGGACGGCGGCGCCAGGCGCGGCGCAGTTTGTTGCCGAGCAGCAGCCGGAGCATGCGCTGGGCCATGGCGATGTCGACGACGGTGCCGCCGGAGACGGGGCGGACCACCCGGATGTGGGCGGGCGTACGGCCCGTCATGCGCTCGGCGAGGCTCCCGACCGCGATCAGACCGCCGGTGCGGGTGTTCACGGCGGCGACGGTCGGCTCGTCCACGATGACCCCGGAGCGCTTGAGATAGACCCGGGTCCTGGCCGCGCCGAGGTCCACGGCGATGGTGCAGCGGCGCAGTCGCTCGAGGCTGATGGTCATGGCAGGTCTCCCTGTGGGCGGCGTGGCGGGCCGCCGCCCCGGCGGCCCTGTGATCATCGTGTGCGGACGATCAGGGCGGGCGCCTGCGGGGCTGCGCCGCCTGGGCGAGGGCCGTCCCCTCATCCGTACGCGCCCGGAGGGTGGTTGCTCAGCCCTTCGCGTCCGCGTAGCACTCCACCGCCGCCACGGTGAACGGAAAGCGCACCGGGGTCTCACCGAAGGCGATCCGGCCCGCCGCGTCCGCCGCCGCGGCGATCGCCTCCCGTACCGCTTCGGCCTCCTCCTCCGGGCAGTGCACGATGACCTCGTCGTGCTGGAAGAAGACCAGCTCCGCGCGGAGCCCGGCCGAGGCCAGGGACCGCCGCAGCGCCGCGAGCACCAGCAGGGCCCAGTCCGCGGCGCTGCCCTGCACCACGAAGTTCCGGGTGAACCGGCCGCGGGCGCGGGCGCCGGCGGTGCTGCCGTACGACGGCTCCTCGTCCTGGTCGCGCGGCAGACCCGCCTCGTCGGCGAACTCCTCGCCCTCGGCGCCCGCGGCGGGCGGGCAGGTGCGGCCCAGCCAGGTGCGCACCAGCCTGCCCTCCACACCCGCGCGGGCCGCGTCGTCCACATACGCAACGGCCGCCGGGAAGCGGCGCCGCAGGGCGGCCAGATGCTTGAGGCCGTCGCCCGAGGTCTGTCCGTAGATCGCGCCCAGCAGCGCCAGTTTGGCCTGGTCGCGGCGGCCCGCGAAGGCGCGGTCGGACAGGGTGGCGTACAGGTCGCGGCCGCTGCCCGCGACCTCCATCAGCCCGGGGTCGCGGGAGATGGCGGCGAGCACCCGCGGCTCCATCTGGTCGGCGTCGGCGACCACCAGCCGCCAGCCCGGGTCGGCCACCACCGCCCGCCGCACCACCTTGGGGATCTGCAACGCGCCGCCGCCGTGGGTGGTCCAGCGGCCGGAGACGGTGCCGCCGGGCAGATACTCGGGGCGGAAGCGGCCGTCGCGCACCCAGGACTGGAGCCAGGCCCAGCCGTGGGCGGTGTGCAGCCGGTAGAGCTTCTTGTAGCGCAGCAGCGGCTCCACGGCGGGGTGGTCGATCCGCTCCAGCTCCCAGGCGCGGGCCGAGCCGAGTGCGATCCCCGCCCGGGCGAACGCCTTGACCACCTCGGCGGGCAGATCGGGCCGCACTCGCACGCCGCCGAAGGCGCGCGAGACCTCGTCGGCCAGCTCGGCCAGCCGCCGGGGCTCCAGACCGCCCGGATAGCGCTCGCCGAGCAGCTCGTCCAGCAGCGCCCGGTGGCGGTCGGCGCGCCAGGGCACCCCGGCGCGGTTCATCTCGGCGGCGACCAGCGTGCCCGCGGACTCGGCGGTGATCAGCAGCCGCATCCGGTCGGGGTGCTCGGCCGCCTCGGCACGGGTCAACTGGTGCGCGTACACCGCGAGCAGGGCGGCGAGCGGATCGGTGCCCGGCGGCAGCGGCGGCGGGCCGGGCTCGAACAGGGACGGCTGGCTCTGCGCCGTCCGCGGCGGTGGATCGGGCGGCACCGGCAGCCCGCGCAGCCGGGCCCAGGCGGCGGCCAGGGAGCGCGGTGCGCCCGAACGCCCCTCGTGGCCGAGCAGCAGTGCCTCGGCCGCTTCGGTGTCCCAGCACCGCTCGACCCGCACCCCGGCGGCGAGCAGCCGCGGATGGATCTCGGCGGTGGACCGCCACACCCAGCGGTCGGCCTCGGGGCGGGACCGCACCGCCTCGGCGATCCCGCCCTGAGCCGCCGTGACCTCCACTGCCGGCCCGGCGGCTCCCCCTTCGGCGTTCAGCGGGCAGAGACGAACACCCCCGTCGTCCGTCTCCGCCACTGCCCACCGCATGACCGTGAGTCTGGCAGGGGGCACTGACAACGGCCCCCGGCCGGCGGTCCGGAGACCCGGCGGGAGCGGCCAACCCGGGACGCCTCCCTGACGTCTTACGTCACAGCGGAAGAGATGACGAGTGTTCTGCTCTGCCCGGGGCAGGAGACGCGATTGCCGGGTGATCAGGCCGATACGCTTGGTGCACGTGCATCTGCTCATGCATCTACCTGTGCAAACGCGAGTGCATTCGCTCATGTATTCGCTCATGCATTCGCAAGAGAACGCGGCTATGATCCGGGCAGTTGTCAGCTGCACGAACAGTGGAGAGCCCTGTGCGCGACCACCCGTACAACGGCATGGCGGCCGCGGACCTTCAGGGGGTCGTCTGGCAGAAGAGCAGACACAGCAATTCCCAGGGGGCGTGCGTGGAGTTCGCCAAGCTGCCCGGCGGTGACGTTGCCGTGCGCAACTCCCGTTTCCCGGACGGCCCGGCGCTGATCTACACCCCGGCCGAGGTCGAGGCGATGCTGCTCGGGGCCAAGGACGGCGAATTCGACCACCTGGCACAGGACCCGGCCGGTCTCGGCTGACCGTCCCGGTGGGCGCGGCGCCGAAGCCACGCCGGTGAGCGACACTGGTAGTGACATCGGGGGACCCAGCTGATGTGAGACGACGGCGATGAAGGGCTCGATCCGGGTCGGACATGTACTCGGGGTGCCACTGCGGATGCACTGGAGCGTCCCGGTACTGGTCGCCCTGCTCGCCTACGGTCTCGGCCGCGAGACACTGCCCGCGTGGACCCCCGGGCGGACGACCGCGGTGTACGTCGTCGCCAGCCTCGTGGGTGCGCTGCTGCTGATGGTCAGCCTGCTACTGCACGAGGCCGCCCATGCGGTGGCCGCCCTCCGCAAGGGCGTCTCGGTCGAGGACGTGACGTTGTGGGCGCTGGGTGGAGTCACCCAGATGGGACGGCCGCGCACCGCCGGGGTCGCCCTGCTGGTGGCCGTCAGCGGTCCGCTCACCAGCCTGCTCCTCGGCGGGATCGCCGTCGGCGTGGGGATCGGGGTGAACGCGCTGGCCGGATGGGGGGTGCCCGCGGCTCTCCTGGTCTGGCTGGGCTGGGCCAATCTGCTGCTGGGTGTGTTCAATCTGCTGCCCGCGGCCCCGCTGGACGGGGGACGGGTGGTGCAGGCGGTGCTGTGGTGGCGCACCGGTGACCGGGAGCGCGCCGACCGGGCGGCGGGGCGCAGCGGTCAGGTCTTCGGCGTGCTGCTCATCGCCTTCGGCTGGATCTCCTTCCTGCGCGGGAACGGCGGCGGTCTGTGGCTCTCGCTGATCGGACTGTTCATGGTCGTCATCGCCAACGCCGAGCGGCAGCGGGCCGGGTTCGCCACGGCGCTGCGCGGTGTGCGGTCGGGCGACGCGATGTCCACGCCGGTGGCCACCGGGGCCGACTG
This window contains:
- a CDS encoding bifunctional 3'-5' exonuclease/DNA polymerase; the protein is MRWAVAETDDGGVRLCPLNAEGGAAGPAVEVTAAQGGIAEAVRSRPEADRWVWRSTAEIHPRLLAAGVRVERCWDTEAAEALLLGHEGRSGAPRSLAAAWARLRGLPVPPDPPPRTAQSQPSLFEPGPPPLPPGTDPLAALLAVYAHQLTRAEAAEHPDRMRLLITAESAGTLVAAEMNRAGVPWRADRHRALLDELLGERYPGGLEPRRLAELADEVSRAFGGVRVRPDLPAEVVKAFARAGIALGSARAWELERIDHPAVEPLLRYKKLYRLHTAHGWAWLQSWVRDGRFRPEYLPGGTVSGRWTTHGGGALQIPKVVRRAVVADPGWRLVVADADQMEPRVLAAISRDPGLMEVAGSGRDLYATLSDRAFAGRRDQAKLALLGAIYGQTSGDGLKHLAALRRRFPAAVAYVDDAARAGVEGRLVRTWLGRTCPPAAGAEGEEFADEAGLPRDQDEEPSYGSTAGARARGRFTRNFVVQGSAADWALLVLAALRRSLASAGLRAELVFFQHDEVIVHCPEEEAEAVREAIAAAADAAGRIAFGETPVRFPFTVAAVECYADAKG
- a CDS encoding sigma-70 family RNA polymerase sigma factor encodes the protein MLSNSGQVLEVRVQDDAAVADERPSRSHRGTPDEQLMRALYQEHAGPLLAFVLRLVAGDRHRAEDVVQETLVRAWRNADQLSRATGSIRPWLVTVARRIVIDGHRSRQARPQEVDPSPLELMPAEDEIDRALRLMTLSDAMHDLSDAHREVLVETYFKGRTVNEAAETLGIPSGTVRSRVFYALRSMKLALEERGVTA
- a CDS encoding DNA-binding response regulator; protein product: MQRVLVVEHHAQMLSALADLVVEEPGLELSGIAGSAREAISLARYMQPDVVLIDVDEPSWQAQRLDRQIGALLPSARIVRLTAVSDPQMECLESPTRTTSVLKTAVPEFLRSISE
- a CDS encoding DUF397 domain-containing protein, giving the protein MAAADLQGVVWQKSRHSNSQGACVEFAKLPGGDVAVRNSRFPDGPALIYTPAEVEAMLLGAKDGEFDHLAQDPAGLG
- a CDS encoding signal peptidase II, which gives rise to MTLPRPSTGRILFPVTVLTVIVADQVTKALALAAWGGMPGPRTALGPFRALLVHNTGVAFGLGHGRPVLITLITLAGAAATLAAAGAGLRARSRGAALGLGLIAGGAIGNGADRALRPPGPLRGAVIDWITVAGRGPVFNLADVALVAGTLLTAVALLRGTVRERTAVRSAAGPDPDRIPGPAADQGRGPGLGPGPPPDPGAGVVSLRPCALRSAPRRPPRPAPSPAPGAPAPRRSPRTPGAARASLRPCPPPPGRPARG
- a CDS encoding rod shape-determining protein, with translation MTISLERLRRCTIAVDLGAARTRVYLKRSGVIVDEPTVAAVNTRTGGLIAVGSLAERMTGRTPAHIRVVRPVSGGTVVDIAMAQRMLRLLLGNKLRRAWRRRPLMSAAVCVPHDADPLAQRAAVETLTGVGARRVELVDTLIAAAVGCGLPVERPEATMIVVCGAATTQVAVLSLGSIVAAERVPVGGDTVDHALIQHLRNEHALMLPSQAVRPLHMVLNDEGPLTKGAERVTEVHGRDVATGLARSVRVDVDGVRTAMRTPLTGLLDSIGTVLRRCPPDLVADLADRGIMLAGGSALLPGLDSMLREATGMPLNIADRPDICAVEGLGAMLDGKVQPLVLEAMVS
- a CDS encoding glycoside hydrolase family 5 protein, with product MDQNNAPTNGETTKTSRIPRPNRLRVGIATAVVAVAAVGGTVTAFAMNSDDSTGTSAASKKVAGAGSEGPLSTHKGDIVDSEGKKVVLTGVNWFGFETGSYAPHGLWARNYESMLDQMADKGFNTLRLPYANDMFDAKAKPTGVNYKLNPELKGLKPQQIMDKIVKGATDRGIRVILDQHRPDQQGQSELWYSQSLTEKKWLSDWVKLAKRYKDNDRVIGADLHNEPRGQATWGDGNPKTDWRLAAQKAGDAIHKVNKDWLIFVEGTDRHKNEQFWWGGDLQGVKKHPVKLKESNKVVYSAHDYGPGVYMQGWFMAKNFPKNMPGIWEKHWSYIKKQNIGPVLLGEFGGKKTAGKSKEAIWQNALMDYLKKHEISYTYWSWNPNSGDTGGVLNNDWKTVDKNKMKMLSKYQTPLLEAKKGNKSE
- a CDS encoding RNA polymerase sigma factor, with product MADPDTHQQRMFAQYVLPEIEVLLRVAMSLTAQRADAEDLVQDTLLRAYRAVGRFDGRHPRAWLLTIMRHAEVSRRRQRRPRLLDDPDTELERLTPALDATPEELVVDTAFDEAVDAAFTALPLRDQQVVRLVHVDGLSYAEAAQVLDVPKGTVMSRLHRARKRIRNRLLATGLESQRGGA
- a CDS encoding zf-HC2 domain-containing protein, with the protein product MTAQAHHAGHDAVGAYVLGVLDEVEATAFEAHLAGCGQCGQQLDELTGLEPLLADLAADIPGIHSSPGRTALTGHTPHVFTATPTAIDTLTARPGPALLNRMVARVAAARSKRRRRGLYLVAAAVAMIVGGPLGTIAVTSDSGKDTTVTASPSPKAAFVKMPVKVHGTDPVTKVNASVALEDKMWGTDAVLQLKNVKGPLDCSLIAVSKDGDEQVMTTWSVSEWGYGMKNSPHKEARDPLWAHGGAGMKLADIDHFEVRTTGGKRLVSVNA
- a CDS encoding site-2 protease family protein, whose product is MKGSIRVGHVLGVPLRMHWSVPVLVALLAYGLGRETLPAWTPGRTTAVYVVASLVGALLLMVSLLLHEAAHAVAALRKGVSVEDVTLWALGGVTQMGRPRTAGVALLVAVSGPLTSLLLGGIAVGVGIGVNALAGWGVPAALLVWLGWANLLLGVFNLLPAAPLDGGRVVQAVLWWRTGDRERADRAAGRSGQVFGVLLIAFGWISFLRGNGGGLWLSLIGLFMVVIANAERQRAGFATALRGVRSGDAMSTPVATGADWLTVERFIDEVAAHSRHSVLPLLDFDGRPSGVVQLRALATVPAGERESRRVRDVAVPLSRCTVATSDELLTEVLERARPGGGGMPVLVVDHGHLEGIVTMHDVTRFFQLHALGITAAPPESAHH